The Xanthomonas sp. DAR 80977 nucleotide sequence ACGGGGCGTCGGCCGTGCAGGCTGTCGACGTTCACTGTCTCCGGCTTGTGCCTGTCGCGGTTGAAACCGCTCCTACAGGGGAAGCTCGGCGCTTGGCTGGTCGGGGCAGGAGGTTTTTTCAACACCGATCGGCAATGCGGCCTGGATGTGGACAAGCGCGTTTGCCGCGGCCGATATCCGCAGCATGAGCCATCCGATGCCGCCGCTGTCCACACACAAAAACGCCCCTGCGCATCGCTGCGCAGGGGCGGGTGTCGAGCGGCGCCTTGTTGCGTGTTGCGGGGTGTAACCGTCAGTTCGCGTCGGGTGCGGCCGGTGCCGGCTTCGGGCCCTGCTTCTGACCGGGCTTCTGGCCGGGCTTGTGCATCCACATGGACTGCGCGGCGTCGAACTCGGCGCGGCTGAGCATGCCGTCCTTGTTGGTGTCGGCCTTGGCGAACCAGGCGTCGCGATGCTGCTTGGCACGCAGTTCGAAGTCGGCGCGATCGACGAAGCCGTCCTTGTTCACGTCCATCTCCGCGAAGCGCTCGGCGAACTTCGGATCGGCCTTGGCCTCGTCGCGGCTGATGCGGCCGTCCTTGTTGGTGTCCAGCTTGGCCAGCAGCGCGCGATGGTCGCCGCGTCCGCCGCGCTCGCCGCGTTCGCCATGACGGCCATGGCGCGGGAACTCGTCGGGGGTCAGCTTGCCGTCGTGGTTCTTGTCCAGCGCGTCGAAGTGCTCGGCCAGGCGCGGGTTGGCCGCGGCCTCGCTGCGGTCGACGACGCCGTCGCCGTTCTTGTCCAGCTTGGCGAAGCCGCCGCCATCGGCCGGCGCGGCGGGATCCGACGGCGGCGGGTTGGCGGCATAGGCGCCGCCGGACAGCACGGCGAGCATGGCCAGGGCGAGCAGCGGGTTGCGGTAATTCATGGAAAACTCCCTGAGGGAAAGGAAGGAACCTGCCGGCGCGGCAAGCGCGTGCGGCAGTCACCAGCGCTGACACGTCGGACCGCCAGGCGGGCCGGCGCATCGGCGCCTTCACTGCAGTCAACGCCCTGGCGCAGGCACGGTTGACCGGCGCCGGGGCGCATTCATGCGGCGGACAGTCGCGGCCGCTGCGACCGCGAAGCGCTATGCTCGGGGCATGGCCATCCACACCGACGCCAGCGACGACCTGCGGCTGTTCCAGACCGGCCAGCATGCGTGCGGCTATTGGCCCGAACGGCAGGCGCGCGACCTGGTGCTGGACCCGCACGACCCGCGCCTGGGCGCGCTGTATCCGCTGGCGCTGAGCTGGGGTTTCCGCCGCTCCGGCGACCTGGTCTACCGGCCGCATTGCGACCACTGCCGCGCCTGCGTGGCGGTGCGCATCCCGGTCGCCGAGTTCGTGCCCGACCGCAGCCAGCGCCGCTGCCTGGCGCGCAATGCCGACATCGACACGCGCATCGTCGCCGCCGAACGCAACGACGAGCAGCTGGCGCTGTACCAGCGCTACCTGCGCATGCGCCACCCCGGCGGCGGCATGGACGAACACGGCGCGCACGAATTCGACCAGTTCCTGATCGGCCGCTGGTCGCACGGGCGCTTCCTGGAGATGCGGCAGAAGACCGCCGACGGACAACGCGGCCCGCTGCTGGGCGTGGCGGTGACCGACATCGCCGAGCAGGCGCTGTCGGCGGTCTACACCTTCTACGATCCCGAGGCGGCCGCGCGCGGCCTGGGCACGCTGGCGATCCTGCAGCAGATCGCATGGGCCAGGCGCGAAGGCCTGAGCCACCTGTACCTGGGCTACTGGATCCGCGGCCACCAGAAGATGGACTACAAGCGCCGCTTCGCGCCGTTGCAGGCCTACGACGGACGCATCTGGCGCGCGTTCGACGACTACATCGGCCGCCTCGGCGGCTGAGCCTGCGACAGCCTGCCGGAACCACGCGCTGCGCTCGCGCCGCGCTGCGGCGCCGACAATCAAGCACGGCGCCGCACCGCCATGCAGCGCCTGCACGGCGGCGGCCGCGGCGCCATCGTCCGGACATGCGGCGCATGCGAAACTGCGCGCATGAACCCACGCCTCCTGTTGCTTGCCCTGACCCTGCTGTGCGGCGCCTGCACGCACACCGACCCCGTCCCGAGCGCGGCCACGCCCGCCGCGGCCAGCGCCGCGCCGCTGCGCCTGGCCACCTACAACACCTCGCTGAACTCGGACGAGGCCGGCGGCCTGATCGCCGCGCTGCAAGGCGACAGCGCGCAGGCGCGCAAGATCGCCGCGGTGCTGCAGCAGGTGCGCCCGGACCTGGTGCTGCTGAACGAATTCGACTACGACGACGCGCACCGCGCCGCCGACCTGTTCCAGCAGCGCTACCTGGAAGTGCCGCAGCCGCTCGGCGGCGCCGCGTTGCGCTACCCGTACCGCTATCTGGCGGAAGTGAACACCGGCGTGCCCAGCGGCCTGGACCTGGACAACGACGGCAGCGTCGGCGGCAACGGCCGCGCGCTCGGCAACGATGCCTGGGGCTACGGCCTGCACCCGGGCCAGTACGGCATGCTGCTGCTGTCCAAATACCCGATCGACGCCAAGGCGGTGCGCAGCTTCCGCCTGCTCAAGTGGAGCGCGATGCCCGGCGCGCTGCGCCCGATCGATCCGGCCAGCGGCCGCCCGTTCCACAGCGACGCGGTGTGGGCGCAACTGCGGCTGTCGTCGAAGTCGCATTGGGACGTGCCGGTGCGCACGCCGCTGGGCGTGGTCCACGCGCTGGTCGCGCATCCTACCCCACCGGTGTTCGACGGCCCCGAGAAGCGCAACCTGGCGCGCAACCACGACGAACTGCGGCTGTGGCGCGAGTATCTCGACGATACCGGCGGCGCGGCGCAGTGGCTGTGCGACGACGCCGGCCGTTGCGGCGGCCTGGCCGCCGATGCGCGCTTCGTGATCCTGGGCGACCTCAACAACGATCCGATCGACGGCGACGGCCGCCACGACGCCATCCGTGCCCTGATCGACCATCGCCGTGTGCTGCGCTACCCGACCCCGCTCGGCGCCGGCGGCGCGGAAACCACCCGCGCCTACGCCGCGCAGGGCATCGTCCATCGCGGCCCGCCCGAGCAGGTCACCGGCGATTTCGGGCCGAAGGCCGGCACCATGCGGCTGGACTACGTGCTGCCCTCCAACACCTTCCGCTACCTGGACAGCGCCGTGTTCTGGCCGGCTTCCAGCGCACCGGCGGCGGCGATCGCCGACGGCAGCGACCATCACCTGGTGTGGGTGGATGTGGCGTTGGAGCCGGAAGTGGGGAGTCGGGATTAGGGATGGGTGGCGCCGGCGGGCGGCCGGCGGCTGAGCTGATCCAGACGTTGGGGGTCGCCGCACCCCGGCCTTGATCCAGATCAAGGGCAAGTGCGCGCAAACGCTATCCAATGCATCCCGCACCCCGTCGGGATGCGTCACCGGATAGCGAGCATGCGAACGCAACAGCTGCAACAGGCGCTGGAAGGCCTCAACGGCGCCACCGCCGACATCGAGGCCTCGGCGCTGATCTCCCTGGATGGGCTGATGATCGCCTCGGCGATGCCGCAGGGCATGGACGAGGACCGCGTCGGCGCGATGTCCGCCGCGCTGCTGGCGCTGGGCGAGCGCAGCGCGCGCGAACTGGCGCGCGGGCCGCTGGAGCGGGTGCTGATCCAGGGCGAACTGGGCTACGTGATCATGAGCGCGGCCGGGCGCGAAGCGGTGCTGACCGTGCTGGCCAAGCCCAGCGCCAAGCTCGGCCTGGTGTTCCTGGACATCAAGCGCGCCGCCCAGGCGCTGCAGCAGATCCTCTAGGGCCGCCGCCATGCCGCTGCCGCCGATGGATCCGCCGCACGAACCGCACCGCAGCGCCGAGCTGCGCTACCACGACGGCAGCCGCCGCCTGGTGTACTGGAGCGAACGCGAAGTGGCCTACCCCGACGGGCGCCTGATCGTCTCGCGCACCGACCTGGACGGCGTCATCACCCACGCCAACGACGCCTTCGTCGAACTCAGCGGCTGGCCGCGGGCGACACTGATCGGCGCGCCGCACTGCATCCTGCGCCATCCGGACATGCCGCGGCGCGCGTTCGCCGAGCTGTGGGACACGGTGCTGGGCGGCGAGAAATGGCATGGCTACGTCAAGAACCTGCGCCGCGACGGCGCCTGCTACTGGGTCTACGCCACCGCGCTGCCGAACGTGCGCGACGGCAAGGTGGTCGGCTTCACTTCGGTGCGGCGCAAGCCCTCGCGGCGGCGCATCGACGCGCTGCAGCCGCTGTACGCGCAGTGGCTGCAGGACGAACGCGCGGGGACGCCGGCATGAGCCTGGACTTCCTGGTCGCGCCGGACTTCGCGCCGGAGAACTTCTGCGGCTGGTACCTGCTCAGCACCGTGCTGCAACGCCGCGCCGGCGTCGGCCTGCACCTGCTGATGCCGGCCGACGCCGCCGAGCAGAAACAGCTGCTGGACGCCCGCACGGTCGACCTGGTGTACGCCAGCCCGTTCGACGCCAGCGGCCTGATCCGCACCCGCGGCTACCTGCCGCTGGCGCGCCCGCGCGATCGCGCCGACGAGGTGGTGATCGCCACCGCCGCGGACGCGCCGGCGCGCTGCGTGGAAGACCTGGCCTACGGCTGCCGCATCGCGCTGACCGACAACCACGACGTGCGCCTGATCGCGCTGCGCCTGCTGGAGCCGGCCGACCTGGATCCGGAGCGCATCGCCTGGCGCCCGGCCAGCAGCTACGCCGCGGTGGCGCGGCTGCTGCTGGAGGGCGAGGCCGATGCCGGCCTGTTCCTGGCCGACGCCTACCACGGCCTGTCGCGGCTGACCCGGGAGCGGCTGCGGCCGCTGGTGCAGAGCGCGCTGTGCGACATCGGCCACGTGCTGCTGGCGCACCCGCGCATCGCCGCGCAGCTGCCCGCGTTGCGCGCGGCGCTGCTGGCGCTGGGCGATGCCGCGCACCGCGACGACCAGGCCGTGCTCGATGCGCTGGGACTGCCGCACGGCTTCGAGGCGATGGACATGGAACAGGCGCAATTCATGATCGACCTGATCGACACCTTGCTGGACTGAGCGCACCGCCATGGCCCACCGCCCTGCTCCAGATCCGGCCCGCCTGGTGATGCGCACCCATGCGCGTGCGCTGCTGCGCGATCCGCACGACCCGGGCGCGCACCTGGCGCGGCTGCATGCGGCATTGCAGCTGGCCGACGACGAACCGGTGCAAGGCGTGCTCGCCGACCTGTTCGTCGGCTTGCCGCGGCACGACAGCGCGCTGCGCCACGCCGCGTTGCAGATGGCCGAGCAGCGCCTGCCGCCGCACGTCGCCGCAGCGTTCCTGCGCCACAGCCAGGGCCATGCGCTGCTGCCGATCACCGCGCTGGCCACGCGCTGGAGCGTGCTGGCGCGGCCGTCGGCCGACGTGCCGGCGCGCATGCGCCGGGCCAATCCGGACCATTCGCGGCGGCTGGCGCGCGAAGTGGTGGATGCGCTGTGCGACGGCGAACCGCTGGCCGCCGCCCGCACCGAACGCGAATTCCTGGACTACTGCATCAGCTGCCAGGACAAGCTCGCCTTCATGCTCGCCAGCCGCGACCTGCGCCGCCATGCGCTGGCGCTGGACGACCGCTGGGACCGCGCCGCGCGCTGGCTGCAGCAGCGCGACCTGCTCGGCGGCCGCAGCGCCGCCACCCTTCCCTTCCCCATCGCAAGCCATCGGCCATGAACGAGCAAGAACCCATCTGGCTGATGCCGACGCCGCACGGCGTGCTGCACGGCTTCGCCAGCGCCGCACCGGACCGCATGCAGCGCGCGCTGCAATTGCTGCTGAGCGCGCACGGCGCGCTGTCGCTGCAGGAATGGCGCATGCGCGTGGACGGCGACGTGCAGCGCCTGCTGCACGAAGCGCGCGAGCGGCAGTGGATCCAGCTGCTGCGGCGGCCGGTGCCCGGCCCGGAGATCCGCCTGGACGATTTCGCCCAGCACGTGATCGCGCCGCTGTCGGCCGAACGCCGCGCGGTGCTCGCCTCCGACGGCGGCTTCTGCCTGGGCCAGGCCGGGCTGAGCCAGGACGAGGCCGACACGCTGAGCGTGGCCGCGGCCGATTTTTCCGGCTTCGCCCAGCGCCAGGGCGCACGCGGCTGGAGCGGCGCGCAGCGCTACGTGTCGTTCTACAGCGAGCCGCAGCTGTTGCTGGCGGACTGGTCGTTCGTGCCGTTCTGGGTGGACGGCGCCGGCTACTGGCTGATCCTCGGCGGCGAGGCGCTGCTCAACAACCTGGCGATGGTGGAACTGGTATGGAGCATCCGCCTGGCGGCGGCGCGGTTCGCGCCGCCGGGTTGAGGAGTGGCCGGGATTGGGGATTCGGGATTGGGGATTGGGGATTGGGAACGGCGTGACGAGCGCGTCCCTTTTCCGTGCCGTCAGGCCTTCAGTTCGATGGTCAGGGCCGCGGCGGCGTCGCGGGCGGTGTGCCGCGCTTCGTCGATGCTGGCGCCGCGCGCCAGGGTCACGCCGACGCGGCGGTGGCCGTGCACGCTGGGCTTGCCGAACAGGCGCAGCGCGGTGTCCGCGGCCTGCAGCGCGGCGGCGACGTTGCCGAACAGCGGCACGCCTTCGCCGTGCGCCAGCAGCGCGCACGAGGCCGACGGCCCGCTCTGGCGGATCACCGGGATCGGCAGGCCCAGGATCGCGCGCGCATGCAGCGCGAACTCGCTCAGCTCCTGCGAGACCAGGGTGACCAGGCCGGTGTCGTGCGGCCGCGGCGACACTTCGCTGAACCACACCTCATCGCCCTTGACGAACAGTTCCACGCCGAACAGGCCCCAGCCGCCGAGGTCGTCGGTGACCGCGCGCGCGATGTCCTGCGCCCGCTGCAGCGCCAGCGCCGACATCGGCTGCGGCTGCCAGCTCTCGCGGTAGTCGCCGTCCTTCTGCCAATGCCCGATCGGATCGCAGAACGAGGTGCCGGCGGCATGGCGCACGGTCAGCAGGGTGATCTCGTAGTCGAAGTCGATGAAGCCTTCGACGATGCAGCGGCCGGCGCCGGCGCGGCCGCCGGTCTGCGCGTATTCCCAGGCCGGGTCGATGTCCGCTTCGCTGCGCAGCGTGCTCTGGCCCTTGCCCGAGGACGACATCACCGGCTTGACCACGCACGGCAGGCCGACCGCGGCGATCGCGGCGCGGTACTCCTGCGGCGTATCGACGAAGCGGTACGGCGAGGTCGGCAGGCCCAGCGTCTCGGCGGCCAGGCGGCGGATGCCCTCGCGGTCCATGGTCAGCCGTGCCGCGCGCGCGGTCGGGATCACCCGCTGGCCGTGCTCGCGTTCCAGCGCCACCAGGGTCTCGGTGTGGATGGCCTCGATCTCCGGCACGATCAGGTGCGGCTGCTCGCGTGCGATCAGCTCGCGCAGCGCCATCGCATCGAGCATGTCCAGCACGTGCGAACGGTGCGCCACCTGCATCGCCGGCGCATCGGCGTAGCGGTCGGCGGCGATCACCTCCACGCCGAAGCGCTGCAGTTCGATCGCCACTTCCTTGCCCAGTTCGCCCGAGCCCAGCAGCAGCACGCGGGTGGCGGAAGCGGACAGCGGGGTTCCCAGGGTGGTCATGGCGGCGGTGCCTGCGCGAAGGAGAGAGGACGCCATTCTAGCGGCCGCGCGCCGCCGCCGATGCCGGCGGCCGCCCCGCTGGCAAGCCGACATCGGGATGCTATCTTCCTCGCACCAGCCCGGGACGCCGCCATGAACCAACGCACCGCCGCGCGCACACGCCGATCGGCACGCACCGCGTGGCGCAGCCGGCATCCGCATGCGTCCGCGCGCAGCGCCGCAGCGGCATCGCTCGCCGGGCCAGGCCGCCTCGGGCCGAAGCCGAACCCGCCCTGCCGCCCGGGTTCGCCGGCGCCGGTGGCCGTGGTCGGCGAAGCGCGAACCGAAGAACGCCGCGCATGCATTCGCTGATCCCGGCCGAGGCCTACATCGACGAGGCATGGTTCGCGCGCGAGCGCGAGTGCCTGATGCGGCCGCTGTGGCAGTTCGTCGCCCCGCGCATGCTGCTGGACAGGCACAACGCCTTCGTGCGGCGCTCGGTGTGCGGGGTGGACGTGGTGGTGCAGAACTTCGACGGCGAACTGCGCGCGTTCGACAACCTGTGCCTGCATCGGCAGAACCCGCTGCAGCAACAGCCGCAGGGCGTGCGGCCGCTGGTTTGCGGCTACCACGGCTGGCGCTACGGCGCCGACGGCGGCGTGGACAACATTCCGTTCCACGACGACGCCTACCGCCTGCCGCCGCAGCAGCGCGAATGCCTGCGGCTCAAGCGCTTCGCCGTGGCCTGCATCGGCAACCTGGTGTTCGTGAATCTTTCCGCAAATCCGCTCCCGCTGGAAGCGCAGTTCTCGCTGCCGGCGCTGGACATGCTGCGCAGGGCGTCGGAGCACTTCGACAACGAGGTACTGGTAGCCACCTTCGAGGCCAACTTCAACTGGAAGCTGGCCTACGAGAACCTGCGCGACAGCCTGCACCCACGCTTCGTGCATGCGCGCACCCTGGCCCGGCAGGTGAAGTTCCAGGCGCAGATGGACGAGGCCGGCATCGCCGATGCGCACCGCTACCATGCGCAGGGCAGCGCCTCGCAGGCCGAACACCTGGCCCGCCTGCGCAGTTTCAGCAATGGCGGCCTGAACGAACCCCTGCAGTCGCTGCCGCACTACGCCTGGCACGACAAGGTCGAGCGCTTCGGCAACGACGACTGGTACCTGAACTGGCTGCTGTATCCGAACCTGCACATCGCCTCGGGCTCGGGCGGCTATTCCTTCATCATCGAGCACCACCAGCCGCTGTCCGCGCAGCGCACCGACCTCACCGTGTATTACGTCACCGCGCGCAAGAAGCACCGCTACGCGACCTCCGATGCGGTGCTGCTGGCGCACCTGCAAGGCGCCGAGCAGGTGCTGCGCGAGGACATCGACATCATGCAAAGCGTGCAATCGGGGCTGCGCAGCGGCGCGCCGCGCGCGGTGCTGGGCGATTACGAGCATGGCAACATGCAGGTCGAACGCTGGTACATGGATGTCATGGAGGGCCGGCATGCCCTCTGAGAAATACCTGATCGGCTCCGGGGCGCTGCTGCAGTGGGCGCTGGCCGCCTGGGCCGAAGCGGCGCCGGACACCGTGCTGCACCCGGTGGACGTCGGCCAGGACCAGGACTACCGCTTCGACCTGGCGTCGCTGCCCGCGCTGGCCGGCAGCGATGCGACCGCCTTCGTCGCCTGGGGATCGCAATTCCTCAATTTCCGCCGCCTCGAACTGATGGGCGAACTGAAATCGCGCGGGGTGAAGATGCCGCCGCTGGTGTGCCGTGGCGCGGTGGTCGCGCCCACCGCCAGGATCGGCGAGAACTGCATGATCGGCGCCGGAGCGATCGTCGGCGCGCACTGCGACATCGCGTTCAATGCCTGGATCGGCACGGCCGCCGTCCTGGAACACGGCGCCAAGGTCGGCGCATCCGCCTGGATCGACGCCGGCGTCTTCGTCGGCGCCGAAGCCGTCATCGGCAGCCATGCGACGCTGGGGCGGCGCGTGGAGATCGCCGCGGGGGTCCGGGTCGGCAAGCGCTGCACCGTCGAGGTCCCCGGTTGCTACCGCAGCGACATCGCCGTCGGCACCCATCACCTGGCCTCGCTGCGCACGCCCGTGGTCATCATCGGCGGCTGAGTGGGCGCTTGCGGCGGCCGGGATTCGGGATTCGGGAATCGGGAATCGGGAATCGGGAATCGGGATTAGGGATTCGCAAGAGCGCCGAATCGGCGCCGGCGTAGCAGTGCGCGCGGCCGATGCATGCACACCGGCCGACGCCGGCCAGGCCGGCATCCCGGCCGTGGCCGTAGCCGCATGCCTCTCCCAGACCTCGCGACGTCGCCCCCTTCTGATCCTCGACAGCGGGTACCGCGCGTAGCCGCAGGAGTGGGGAGTGGCGATTCACAAGGCGCCTCTTGGACCAGTCGGCCCGCACGGACCCGCTTCCACGATTCCCCATTCCCCATTCCCCATTCCCCATTCCCGATTCCCGATTCTCAGCCCCTTGCAAACCGATATCAAAGTGATATCTTCTCGCTACACACCTGGGGAGACCGTCATGAAAGAACGCACGCTTCGCTCGCTGCCCGGCATTCCGCTCCTGCTCGGCGTCCTGGCGCTGGCCGGGCTGGCGCTGTGGCTGTTCGTGATCGGCATCATCAAGGACCCGGTCAGCGGCGGGCCGACCTCGCTGTGGCTGGTGCTGCTGGCGCTGCTGCTCGGCGCCGCCGCCCTGGTCAGCCTGTGCGGCCTGTACACGGTGCAGCCGAACCAGGCCGCGGTGCTGAGCCTGTTCGGCAAGTACGTGGGCACGGTCAAGGACAACGGCCTGCGCTGGAACAACCCCTTCTATTCGAAGAAGAAGGTCAGCCAGCGCGTGCGCAACTTCGAGAGCGGCCGGCTCAAGGTCAACGAACTGGATGGCAGCCCGATCGAGATCGCCGCGGTGATCGTGTGGCAGGTGATCGACGCCTCCGAGGCGGTGTACAACGTCGACGACTACGAAAGCTTCGTGCACATCCAGTCCGAGTCGGCGCTGCGCGCGATGGCCACCAGCTATCCCTACGACCAGCACGAGGACAACCAGATCTCGCTGCGCAGCCACCCGGCCGAGATCAGCGAGCAGCTCAAGCGCCACCTCGACGAACGCCTGACCCAGGCCGGGGTGGACGTGATCGAGGCGCGCATCAGCCACCTCGCCTATGCGCCGGAAATCGCCCAGGCGATGCTGCAGCGGCAGCAGGCCAATGCGGTGATCGCCGCGCGCACGCGCATCGTCTCCGGCGCGGTGGGCATGGTCGAGATGGCGCTGGCCGAGCTGGAGAAGAACGGCACCGTGCAACTGGACGAGGAACGCAAGGCGCACATGGTCAGCAACCTGCTGACCGTGCTGTGCTCGGACCGCGGCGCGCAACCGATCGTCAACGCCGGCTCGCTGTACTGATGCGCCAGCCCTGCCACTTCCATGCGGCAGCGGCCGCACGGATGCAAAGGAGCCGTTCCGCATGAGCGAGAAGAAGGCCTATCCGCTGCGCATCAACGCCGACGTGCTGGCGGCGGTGCAGCGCTGGGCCGACGACGAGCTGCGCAGCCTCAACGCGCAGATCGAATACGTGTTGCGCGACGCGCTGCGCAAGGCCGGCCGGCTGCCCAAGCCCGGCGAGGACAAGGAACCCAAGCCATGACCACGCGCTGGACTTACCTCACTGTCGAAGTGAATCTCAAGCCCACCTTTCTCGGCAAGGTGGACGCCGAACCGATCCAGGCCGAGCTGAACAAGCAAGGCGCCCTGGGCTGGGAACTGGTCAACGTGATCAGCTCGCCGCGGCTGTGGCCGGTGCTGCTGGTGTTCAAGAAGGCGAGCTGACATGCGCCCACGCCGCCACCTCGGTCCCATGCTGGCATCGCTGCTGTTCCCGGCCGCTGCACTGGCGGCCTCGCCTCAGCAGGCAGCGAACACGCTGCTGGATCGCCTGCAGGCCGGCGACTACACCGCCGCAACCGCCGATTTCGATGCGCGCATGCATGCCGCGTTGACGCCGCAGAAGCTCGCCGCGGTCTGGACGTCACTGCAACGCCAACTCGGTCCGCTGCAAGAGCGCGGACACTCCGAGCAGCAGACCGAGGGCACAACGACGCTGGTCCTGGTGCCGCTGCAGTACGCCAAGGGCGAACTGCAGGCGCGCGTGGGCGTCGATACCGAGGGCAAGATCTCCAGCCTGCTGATCGTGCCCGCCGCTTCCGCCGCGCCACCGGCAGCGCCCGACGCCGACGCCCGCTACACCGAACAGGCCGCCAGCGTCGGCGACCTGCCAGGCACGCTTACCCTGCCCAAAGGCACCGGCCCCTTCCCCGCCGTCGTGCTGGTCCATGGCTCCGGCCCGCACGATCGCGACGAAACCATCGGCCCCAACAAGCCGTTCCTGGACCTGGCGCATGGCCTGGCCGAGCATGGCATCGCGGTCCTGCGCTACGACAAACGCACCTACGCCAAACCCGAATCGATGGCCGGCGCACGCCTCAGCGTCGATGGCGAGACCACCAACGACGCGGTGGCCGCGATCGCCTCGCTCGCCGGCAACCGCGCGATCGACGCGAACCGCATCTACCTGTTCGGCCACAGCCAGGGCGCGCTGCTGGCGCCGCGCATCGCCGCGCGCTCGCGGCACGTGGCCGGCATCGTGCTGTTGGGCGCACCGGCACGCCCGTTCCTGGATCTGCTGCTCGAGCAGATGCGCGCGCTGGGCTCGCCGCAGTCCGCCATCGACCAGGTGCAGGCCGAGGTCCGCCGCATCCGCGAGCCTCCTCCGGCGGGCGCGGCCGCCGGCGACACGGTGCGCCTGCTCGGCATCCCGGTTCCCGCCGCGTACGCACGCGACCTCGACCGGATCGACCCGGTCGCCGAGCTGCGCACGCTCGGCCCGATGCCGGTGCTGTGGCTGCAGGGCGAGCGCGACGTGCAGGTCACCGCGCCGGACTGGCAGCGCTGGCAGCAGGCGCTGGGCGAGGACCGGCGCGCGACCCTGCACCGCTATGCGCAGCTCAATCACCTCGGCATCGCCGGCAGCGGCGCACCATCGCCGGCCGAGTACGGGCAGCCCGGCCATGTCGACCCGCAGCTGATCGCCGATACCGCGCAGTGGATCCGGGCGCAGCGATGAACGGCATGCACCGGACCTCCCGCGCCACGCCTGCCGCCCGCGGCTACCGCGTCGCCCCGCCCGGCCGCCTGCCGCTGCTCGGCCTGTGGCTGCCGCTGCTGCTCGCCGCCGGCCTGGTCGCCGCAGTGGGCCTGTCCAGCCCGGACCGTGGGCATCGCCTGCACTGGGCCACGCTGGTCCTGCTGCCGGCGACCGGCACGGTGCTGAGCCTGCTGTACCTGCGCCGCGGCATCCGCCTGGATGGACCGACCCTGCTGGTCCGCTCCAGCCTGTTCACCTCGCGCACCGACCTCGCGGCAATGGACCTGGCGCATGCGCGGGTGGTGGACCTGGCCGAACACGGCGAATTCGCGCCGACCCGCAAGACCATCGGCTATGGCCTGCCCGGCTTCAAATCCGGCCATTTCCGCATGCGCAACGGCGCCCGCGCGTTCTGCCTGCTCACCGATGCCAGCCGCGTGCTGGCGCTGCCGCTGCGCGACGGGCGCTGGCTGC carries:
- a CDS encoding EF-hand domain-containing protein encodes the protein MNYRNPLLALAMLAVLSGGAYAANPPPSDPAAPADGGGFAKLDKNGDGVVDRSEAAANPRLAEHFDALDKNHDGKLTPDEFPRHGRHGERGERGGRGDHRALLAKLDTNKDGRISRDEAKADPKFAERFAEMDVNKDGFVDRADFELRAKQHRDAWFAKADTNKDGMLSRAEFDAAQSMWMHKPGQKPGQKQGPKPAPAAPDAN
- a CDS encoding arginyltransferase, which produces MRRTVAAAATAKRYARGMAIHTDASDDLRLFQTGQHACGYWPERQARDLVLDPHDPRLGALYPLALSWGFRRSGDLVYRPHCDHCRACVAVRIPVAEFVPDRSQRRCLARNADIDTRIVAAERNDEQLALYQRYLRMRHPGGGMDEHGAHEFDQFLIGRWSHGRFLEMRQKTADGQRGPLLGVAVTDIAEQALSAVYTFYDPEAAARGLGTLAILQQIAWARREGLSHLYLGYWIRGHQKMDYKRRFAPLQAYDGRIWRAFDDYIGRLGG
- a CDS encoding endonuclease/exonuclease/phosphatase family protein; protein product: MQRLHGGGRGAIVRTCGACETARMNPRLLLLALTLLCGACTHTDPVPSAATPAAASAAPLRLATYNTSLNSDEAGGLIAALQGDSAQARKIAAVLQQVRPDLVLLNEFDYDDAHRAADLFQQRYLEVPQPLGGAALRYPYRYLAEVNTGVPSGLDLDNDGSVGGNGRALGNDAWGYGLHPGQYGMLLLSKYPIDAKAVRSFRLLKWSAMPGALRPIDPASGRPFHSDAVWAQLRLSSKSHWDVPVRTPLGVVHALVAHPTPPVFDGPEKRNLARNHDELRLWREYLDDTGGAAQWLCDDAGRCGGLAADARFVILGDLNNDPIDGDGRHDAIRALIDHRRVLRYPTPLGAGGAETTRAYAAQGIVHRGPPEQVTGDFGPKAGTMRLDYVLPSNTFRYLDSAVFWPASSAPAAAIADGSDHHLVWVDVALEPEVGSRD
- a CDS encoding roadblock/LC7 domain-containing protein is translated as MRHRIASMRTQQLQQALEGLNGATADIEASALISLDGLMIASAMPQGMDEDRVGAMSAALLALGERSARELARGPLERVLIQGELGYVIMSAAGREAVLTVLAKPSAKLGLVFLDIKRAAQALQQIL
- a CDS encoding PAS domain-containing protein produces the protein MPLPPMDPPHEPHRSAELRYHDGSRRLVYWSEREVAYPDGRLIVSRTDLDGVITHANDAFVELSGWPRATLIGAPHCILRHPDMPRRAFAELWDTVLGGEKWHGYVKNLRRDGACYWVYATALPNVRDGKVVGFTSVRRKPSRRRIDALQPLYAQWLQDERAGTPA
- a CDS encoding PhnD/SsuA/transferrin family substrate-binding protein → MSLDFLVAPDFAPENFCGWYLLSTVLQRRAGVGLHLLMPADAAEQKQLLDARTVDLVYASPFDASGLIRTRGYLPLARPRDRADEVVIATAADAPARCVEDLAYGCRIALTDNHDVRLIALRLLEPADLDPERIAWRPASSYAAVARLLLEGEADAGLFLADAYHGLSRLTRERLRPLVQSALCDIGHVLLAHPRIAAQLPALRAALLALGDAAHRDDQAVLDALGLPHGFEAMDMEQAQFMIDLIDTLLD
- the purT gene encoding formate-dependent phosphoribosylglycinamide formyltransferase, with product MTTLGTPLSASATRVLLLGSGELGKEVAIELQRFGVEVIAADRYADAPAMQVAHRSHVLDMLDAMALRELIAREQPHLIVPEIEAIHTETLVALEREHGQRVIPTARAARLTMDREGIRRLAAETLGLPTSPYRFVDTPQEYRAAIAAVGLPCVVKPVMSSSGKGQSTLRSEADIDPAWEYAQTGGRAGAGRCIVEGFIDFDYEITLLTVRHAAGTSFCDPIGHWQKDGDYRESWQPQPMSALALQRAQDIARAVTDDLGGWGLFGVELFVKGDEVWFSEVSPRPHDTGLVTLVSQELSEFALHARAILGLPIPVIRQSGPSASCALLAHGEGVPLFGNVAAALQAADTALRLFGKPSVHGHRRVGVTLARGASIDEARHTARDAAAALTIELKA
- a CDS encoding aromatic ring-hydroxylating oxygenase subunit alpha codes for the protein MHSLIPAEAYIDEAWFARERECLMRPLWQFVAPRMLLDRHNAFVRRSVCGVDVVVQNFDGELRAFDNLCLHRQNPLQQQPQGVRPLVCGYHGWRYGADGGVDNIPFHDDAYRLPPQQRECLRLKRFAVACIGNLVFVNLSANPLPLEAQFSLPALDMLRRASEHFDNEVLVATFEANFNWKLAYENLRDSLHPRFVHARTLARQVKFQAQMDEAGIADAHRYHAQGSASQAEHLARLRSFSNGGLNEPLQSLPHYAWHDKVERFGNDDWYLNWLLYPNLHIASGSGGYSFIIEHHQPLSAQRTDLTVYYVTARKKHRYATSDAVLLAHLQGAEQVLREDIDIMQSVQSGLRSGAPRAVLGDYEHGNMQVERWYMDVMEGRHAL